ATACGGCATAGGCTGGGCAATCAGTAGCCTTCCCTGGTATCTCCTTGCTGATTTATATGTTGTCATGAATCAGGAGCCTGGCATCGATTACGAGCGCGATGGATTTTCGCCTCCTTATCAGTTTACCATTTTCATTGGTCAATATCTTTATGCTTTCTTGGGCTTAATAGCCTCATATCTCTTAGCACGATCTTGGTTCTCAAGGGCAGCTTCTTTGTTTGGAGTATTTGGCATCTGGATCATTTCATTTCTTCCCTATTACCAGATTATAGATGTCTCTATGTCCCATAACCTAGTTTTTAGCTGTCTAGCTGGATCATGGCTATTAACTCGGAAAATAGAATTAGGCCAAAGTGGTTATATGATATGGGTAGCTCTTGGAGTACTGACTGGTCTCGCTGTATTAGCACGATACCAGGCGGTTATCATGCTGATTTACCCTTTTGGAATTGCTTTAAAGGAGTTGCTTACATTTGAAAGAAAGAAATTATTAGGCATCAGCTTGTGTGTTCTATCTGGCCTCATCTTGATTATTCTGCAAATGTTAGCATGGCTAGCTGTTTATGGTAAACCTATCCTTTATACCTATACAAATGAAGGGTTTGATTTTCTAGAACCGGAGATACTCAACATTCTTTTTTCACCATTACACGGCCTTTTTTATTGGCACCCTGGTTTACTGTTTGGGCTCATTTTTTGTCTATTCATGTTATACAAGATGCGCCATGCAGCATTTATAATGATGGTCGCATCGCTATTGATTACAGTCTATATTAACGCATCTTGGTATTGTTGGTGGTTTGGTGCATCTTTTGGGTCAAGGGCTTTTGAAGGCGCTCTAATCGTTATGATGTTAGGGCTAGCTTGGGGATTTGAGCAGCTTAAACAAAATAAGTATGCTAAATATTGCTTGGAACTGGTCGTTCTGTGCTTAGGCTTCTGGAATGTTGGGCTCATGTTCTTTGTAAGGAAAGGTGTTCTTCCCTTGGAAGAGCCGGTAAGCTGGATAGAGATGCTGGATTTATTTCTTAGCCATTTAACAACCGAATTTTAGTGATGAATGACTCAGCACAATTTCCTCAAGAGCAAAATGAGGATGGTTCATTTAATAGACAAAAAGATGCCTTTACCCAGTGGGTGAAAGCGGATGGTTCTTCTGCTTTTACACCAGACTCAAACCGTTACCATTTGTATGTATCCTATGCATGTCCATGGGCGCATCGTATCATTATTGCAAGAGCACTGCTCGGTCTAAATAAAGCGATTGGAATGACCGTTGTAGACCCTATCCGCAATGACCATGATGGATGGGCTTTTCGTCACGGTGAAGGCTACAGTGAGGATTCTATCAATGGGTTTAAATTACTCAAAGAAGCATACCTGGCGACAGATCCATATTATAATCAGCGGATTACAGTACCTGTACTATGGGACAAAAAGACGAATCAAATCGTTAGTAATAATGATGATGATTTATTACGCATGTTACCCATGGAATTTAAGGCCCTAGCTGAGACACCTTTAAATCTTTATCCTAAGAATCTAAAGGATGAAATCGATAGTTGGAACGAAGAAATTTATCAAAAGGTTAATAATGGAGTCTATCGTTCTGGTTTCGCTACAACACAGGAAGCTTATGAGCAAGCAGTTTACCCTCTTTTTGAAACTCTAGATAAACTTGATATCAAGTTAGTAGACAGAACGTACTTATTCGGTTCAGAAATGACCGAAACCGATATTCGCCTTTTTGTCACGCTCATCCGGTTCGATGCTGTTTATGTTGGACACTTTAAATGTAACTTAAAAAGAATGGTTGATTACCCTAACCTCTTCCTCTTCACCAAAAACATGGCCAACCATCCCAAGATTGCTCCGACTATTAATATGGATCATATCAAGCGCCATTATTATTATACTCACGACGATATTAATCCCACTAAAATTGTTCCGGCAGGGCCAGACTTAACTGATTACTTTACAGATTGATCATCTAGCTCAAAGTAATCCCTCAATGCATCACCAAGATAATTAAGTGCAAAAAGGGTAATAGCCATGAATAAGGCAGGTCCCATCATAACCCACCAGTAAGATCGAATTGGATTGATCACAGACGCTCCATCGGCAAGTAAGGTTCCCCAGCTCGATTGAGGAGGCTGAATACCTAGTCCTAAAAAGCTCAAAAAGGACTCTTCCAGAATAACCGCGGGCACCGTTAAAGTTAGATACACTATGATAACACCACGAAGATTTGGTAGTAGATGTTTGCCAACAATTTTCCAAGGCCTTTGCCCCAAACTCTGAGCTGCTTGAATAAATTCACGACTTCGCAAGCTTAATACCTGACCTCTCACTATCCTAGCCATTGTTAACCACTCCACCATACCTAAAGAGATAAACATCAACACGAGTCTTGTATATGGAACAGCCTCAGACCAAGCTGATGCATGTAAGAGATCTTTTACCTGACTATCAAAAACAGCTATGACAACAATAACCAAAACAATTCGAGGTAATGCATAAAGAACATCTACTAGACGCATCATCCAGCTGTCCACCTTACCTCCAATATAGCCACTGATAATCCCATAACTCACTCCCACAATTAAACTAATCGAAGTCCCGACAATACCCACTAGCAGAGAAATTCGAGCACCGAATAAGACCCTAGTGAAAAGATCTCGTCCATGTAAATCAGTACCAAACCAATGCTTTGCACTAGGAGCTCCAAATTGTATCTCAGATGTCTCTTCGTAACCATAGGGACTTATGACTGGTCCAATCACAGCCATCACAGCAACTATTCCCAATAAAATGCAAGCCATGGTCATCACTCTCTTGGCTTTTCTTAATGATGCCCCCTCCCTTACCACAACTTAATCCTCTTATCCAAGGCTACATACAAAAGATCCACGAAAAGATTCATGGCTAAGAGCAAAGTGCAGTAGACAATCACACTTCCGCCCACTAAAAAAACATCTCGATTTAAAACTCCGTTTACGAAGAAAGACCCCATACCCGGTATTTTAAAAAATTCCTCAACGATCATACTGCCTGTGAATAAATGTGCTGCCAAGGGGCCGCTATAACTTACTAATGGAAGCACCGCATTCTTGAAGGCGTGCTTGTAAATCACATAGAGTTCCCGCAGGCCTTTAGACCTAGCAGTTCGGATATAGCTCTTGTCCAATACTTCGAGCATACTAGCACGCATCAAGCGTGAACAGTAGGCCGCGTAATAGCCGCCCAAGCACAGCACAGGCAAAAACATATGTGCTAAAGTTCCCCAGCCTGCTACTGGAAAAATCCGAAATTGCATACCCAGCAATAGCACAACCAATGGCGCAATCACAAATACTGGCAGGGAAATCCCAGCAAAGGCCAAAAACATAGCGATCCAATCTCGCCAACTTTGATGATTCATAGCAGCATAACTGCCCAAAAGTATTCCCAAACCCAGTGCTACAACCAAGCTAAAGAAGCCCAGAAGCAATGACTTGGGCAAAGCTTGCTTTAAAATTTCTACAACGGAGCGCCCTTCAAATTTAGTTGAATAACCCAATTGCCCCTTCAATAAGTTTCCCCAATAGCTTAAAAACTGATTTCCCAAATTTCCATCCAAGTCGTATTTCTCGAGAAGAGTTTGTTCCACCTTTGGAGGTAGCTTCCGTTCTGTAGCGAAAGGGCTACCAGGAGCTAGCCGCATCAACAAAAAAGTTCCCGATACCACCAGTAGAATAACCAATATAGACTGTAAAAAGCGCTGTATTAAGAATGAAATCACTGAGACGAATCCTTCCAATACATATGCTGAAAGGGATGCTCAGCCAGTAAGTTCGGCTCAAACCCACCCAAACGTTCTTTGTCATAAAATACGACGCCTACATAGTGATAAACGGGAAGAACTGCTACGGACTCTTTTACCAAAATCTGCTCTGCTTGCTGAAACAGTATAGCGCGCTTATTAACATCAGTGGTTAGAGACGCTTCCAAGAGCAGGCTGTCATAAGTTTTATGACTCCATCCAGTGCGGTTATTTCCTCTACCTGTCACAAAACAATCTAAAAATGTATTGGGATCAACATAATCTCCTATCCAACTTGAGCGCGCGATGTCGTAGTCCAAATGGTCCATGGAGTATAAATAATTCGCCCATTCCTGAGTTCGCAACTCTACATCAATGCCTAATTGCTTCTTCCACATAGACTGAACTTCTACAGCTATTTGCTCATTTAGCTCAGATTTATTAAAAAGTATCTCCGTTCGGGGGAATCCTTTTCCATCGGGATATCCAGCCTCTGCAAATAGCTCACGCGCCTGAACAGGATCATGATTTAATCCTTCAGGCAAAGGATATCCAGGGATACCCGGTGGACACAAAGTATGAGCAGCTTTTTCACCCCCTCGGGTGATTCGTTCGACAATCTCTTGCTTGTCTACAGATAGTGCTAATGCCTTACGAACACGAGGATCTTTGAGATGGGGCCTGGTGACATTGAAACGTAAGAAAAAAGTAGCCAAGTAGTCATAGATATGAATGTCATGACGTTGTCGCAAATCTGCCATAAGCATTCCCGGGACAAGATTCTTGTCTAATATTAGATCAACCTGTCCGGTCAGATACATGTTTATGGCAGTGCTGGCGCTATTCACTGCCAGGGCATCTATGCGGTTAAATCGCACAGTATTTTTATTCCAATAGTGCTCGTTTTTTTCTAATTCAATCTTGTCATTAATAAACCAATTTTTCATCTTAAAAGGACCGTTGCAAATCAGATGCTGGGGCTTAATCCAAGCATCCCCATATTTTTCCACACTTTGGATATGAACCGGTAGGTATGTGCTAAATGCAGTCAATTCGAGAAAGTAGGCAGCCGGTGTATGAAGTCTTACTTGGAAGGTGTTAGCATCCAAAGCCTTACAACCTACTAATGAGAAGTCATTAATTTCCCCTTTATTGTAGGCTTCGGCCTGGTCAATGAAATAGAGGATTTCAGCATATTTTGATGCAGTGAGTGGTTCAAGCACTCGACGCCAAGAAGCCTCAAAGTCATGGGCAGTCACTGGTTCTCCATTGCTCCACGACACCCCTTGGCGAATGGTAAAAGTATAATTTAAACCATCTTCTGATACAGTATGGCTATCCGCAACTCCAGGAACTACTTTACCATCTGGGCTATAATTATATAAGCCCTCAAAAAGTGCTTTGGCAATTCTGCCTTCCAGTTGCCCTGTTAAAGTAGCCGGATCAATGGTTTGCGGCTCCGCACCGTTCAAAAATATAAAGTCCACTGCATGGGTGCGCTTTTGGCAAGATAATAGGCAGAAACTAGAAACGACTAAAACGAGGATATGTGCGAATTTCCAAACTATCATGAACTATGCGAAATCTAACCACAGAACCATAAAATACCAGCTACAAAAAAAATCGCTTTTATTGCAAAACTTTTTTTCAAATTGGTCGTTCTATAATATATATGAAACTAAGAAAACCACTGATATCTGTAATGGCGCTCGTATTGAGTTTCAGTTTATTAACTGTTAATGACACCTTTGCCAAGGGCAACAACGGAGTTAAAGGGAAAGGTAAGCCTGGGAAACATCTAAATAAGCCTGGTCATGGAGGCCACCCAATATTCGGTGGCGGTGTCCATGACCCCGACAACCTAGAAAAATATGACCGAAATGGAAATGGAAAGCTCGATGAACGAGAAATTGAAACTATGCGTGAAGATCGCTGGCAAAAAGTGCTAGATAAACATGACTCAGATGGCAACGGCAGATTAGATGAAGTTGAAAGAAATGCTGTCATTGAAAAAATCAAAGATGATAAGACAGGCCGACATCGATGGCTCATGGTGCTCATGCGTTACGACAAAAATGGCGATGGCGAACTCTCTACTAGAGAAGAGAGGGAATTAAGGGAACAAATACAAGAAGTTCGTCAAGCTAATCAATAGCCCCATTCTTGATATTTTACAGCTTGTTCTGTCTTGAGTCTTATTCACAGATGTTGAAAGGATAACGATTGAGAGTTACATAAAACTGACGAGGTACGAATCTCTTACTGTCTGATGACATAAAATCTTGATAGTCAACAAATTAAGAGTTCAAAATGGACAAATGACACCAAAGGCGACGTTTTTGAGGATGTTGAATCATTCCCATTCCATTGCACTTTTCACCTTAATCATTGACACATGATTTTCATCACTTTGAAAGTTCGTAAATGTTAGATAGTAATGGTTAAAGAAATTTCCTGAGAAAAGGTTGATTCTGAGCAATTCTTTGGATAATTAGCAGGAATTACGAAAAGAGCTTGAATATGTTAAGCGACTACGAGAAGTACTAAAAAAATAGTGGGCATTCTCTAAGGCGAGTCGATGGAAGGTATACGATTATTAAAGAACTTTCGACTCAGTATAAGGTGAGCGAACTCTGCAAAACCCTAACTAAGCCGTAGTGATTATTACAGATGGGCTCAAGAAGAAAACCAATTATCTAAAGCTGCAATATAATGCGCTGAGTAATCAAATTAAGCAGATATACCAGGAATACAAAGGACACTATGGTAGTTCAAGAATTGCAAAAATTTTAAACTCCAGAGGGCAAGTCTATTCAAAAAACAGGGTGGCATCGATGATTAAATAAACTGGACTTCGAGCTTAAAAAAAGAGATTTTTTCGTCCACGCACCGCCCAACAGAGCTCAGCAAGAGATCGTGGCACCCAATCGACCTAAAGATTTTAACTTAGAAGATTTTAAACATGACCAGGTCTGTGTGAGTGATATTACCTACATACACTCGAGAAAGCTGGTTTTATTTGGCTGTTGTTATGGATTGGGTAACTAAAAAAATTGTTGATTGAGCATTAGAAGATAATATGAAGACTCCGCTTATCGAATTTGCCCTAGCAAATAGAATTCCTTCTCAAGGACTCATTATTCATTCTGATCAAGGCTTTCAATTATCGTCGATCATGGCATGGTCGATAAGCGCAGACTTTTTATTCAAAAGAGCGACCGGTTACTGTTATGATAACGCGGCTATGGAATCATTTTGAAGCTCCTTGAAAAATGAAGCTATGCTAGGATAAATTTGCCAATCAATGGAGTTGACAGCAATCATTACAAAATCATTTTATATTACTTGAAGTTCATTCACTGGCTTTAATACGAAAGAATAATTTATCTGCAATATCTTTTAAGGCAGGTTTATACATGATAGTAAGTGTTTCAGTTCCATCGCCGTTATCAGCCGAGCTAGTAGTGATTGTATACTCTTCATTACCTAATGACGCCCAAGAACCTGGGATGAGATCTGTTGAAATCTCAACAGTGTAAGTAATTGATTGATCTTTGCGACGGGTGTAAGTCTTGTTCAAATGACCTTGCTCATCCACATAAACTTGCGCTTTTCTCGGGTTTAG
This window of the Verrucomicrobiota bacterium genome carries:
- a CDS encoding glutathione S-transferase C-terminal domain-containing protein; protein product: MNDSAQFPQEQNEDGSFNRQKDAFTQWVKADGSSAFTPDSNRYHLYVSYACPWAHRIIIARALLGLNKAIGMTVVDPIRNDHDGWAFRHGEGYSEDSINGFKLLKEAYLATDPYYNQRITVPVLWDKKTNQIVSNNDDDLLRMLPMEFKALAETPLNLYPKNLKDEIDSWNEEIYQKVNNGVYRSGFATTQEAYEQAVYPLFETLDKLDIKLVDRTYLFGSEMTETDIRLFVTLIRFDAVYVGHFKCNLKRMVDYPNLFLFTKNMANHPKIAPTINMDHIKRHYYYTHDDINPTKIVPAGPDLTDYFTD
- a CDS encoding ABC transporter permease: MACILLGIVAVMAVIGPVISPYGYEETSEIQFGAPSAKHWFGTDLHGRDLFTRVLFGARISLLVGIVGTSISLIVGVSYGIISGYIGGKVDSWMMRLVDVLYALPRIVLVIVVIAVFDSQVKDLLHASAWSEAVPYTRLVLMFISLGMVEWLTMARIVRGQVLSLRSREFIQAAQSLGQRPWKIVGKHLLPNLRGVIIVYLTLTVPAVILEESFLSFLGLGIQPPQSSWGTLLADGASVINPIRSYWWVMMGPALFMAITLFALNYLGDALRDYFELDDQSVK
- a CDS encoding ABC transporter permease — translated: MISFLIQRFLQSILVILLVVSGTFLLMRLAPGSPFATERKLPPKVEQTLLEKYDLDGNLGNQFLSYWGNLLKGQLGYSTKFEGRSVVEILKQALPKSLLLGFFSLVVALGLGILLGSYAAMNHQSWRDWIAMFLAFAGISLPVFVIAPLVVLLLGMQFRIFPVAGWGTLAHMFLPVLCLGGYYAAYCSRLMRASMLEVLDKSYIRTARSKGLRELYVIYKHAFKNAVLPLVSYSGPLAAHLFTGSMIVEEFFKIPGMGSFFVNGVLNRDVFLVGGSVIVYCTLLLAMNLFVDLLYVALDKRIKLW
- a CDS encoding peptide ABC transporter substrate-binding protein; translation: MIVWKFAHILVLVVSSFCLLSCQKRTHAVDFIFLNGAEPQTIDPATLTGQLEGRIAKALFEGLYNYSPDGKVVPGVADSHTVSEDGLNYTFTIRQGVSWSNGEPVTAHDFEASWRRVLEPLTASKYAEILYFIDQAEAYNKGEINDFSLVGCKALDANTFQVRLHTPAAYFLELTAFSTYLPVHIQSVEKYGDAWIKPQHLICNGPFKMKNWFINDKIELEKNEHYWNKNTVRFNRIDALAVNSASTAINMYLTGQVDLILDKNLVPGMLMADLRQRHDIHIYDYLATFFLRFNVTRPHLKDPRVRKALALSVDKQEIVERITRGGEKAAHTLCPPGIPGYPLPEGLNHDPVQARELFAEAGYPDGKGFPRTEILFNKSELNEQIAVEVQSMWKKQLGIDVELRTQEWANYLYSMDHLDYDIARSSWIGDYVDPNTFLDCFVTGRGNNRTGWSHKTYDSLLLEASLTTDVNKRAILFQQAEQILVKESVAVLPVYHYVGVVFYDKERLGGFEPNLLAEHPFQHMYWKDSSQ